Proteins encoded in a region of the Devosia sp. RR2S18 genome:
- the argH gene encoding argininosuccinate lyase, with protein MSNKMWGGRFASGPDAIMEEINASIGFDQRLFRQDIAGSIAHATMLAETGILTQQDRDSIIAGLAEVLEEIEGGSFTFSRALEDIHMNVESRLREKIGDAAGRLHTARSRNDQVATDFKLYVRDSIDTLVAQIRTLQLSLVNRAEQEAETIMPGFTHLQNAQPVTFGHHLLAYVEMLGRDAGRLLDGRKRLNESPLGSAALAGTPYPIDRQMTAEQLGFDRPTANSLDAVSDRDFILETLAAASICAMHLSRFAEEMVIWSSAQFGFVRLSDKFTTGSSIMPQKRNPDAAELVRAKIGRILGALTSLLVVMKGLPLAYSKDMQEDKEVAFDALDALSLSLAAMTGMVGDMVPHRERMRASAAAGFSTATDIADWLVREINIPFRDAHHITGQIVALAEQKNCGLEGLTIEDFKSIDDRIDSRIHKVLTVEASVASRQSYGGTAPANVLAQAARWKSELTGEPHEPRSLTKRKRGGHGDGGVE; from the coding sequence ATGAGCAACAAAATGTGGGGCGGACGGTTCGCAAGCGGCCCGGACGCCATCATGGAAGAAATCAACGCCTCGATCGGCTTCGACCAGCGCCTCTTCCGCCAGGATATTGCCGGATCGATCGCCCATGCGACAATGCTCGCCGAGACGGGCATTCTGACGCAGCAGGATCGGGACAGCATCATCGCTGGTCTAGCCGAGGTGCTGGAGGAAATCGAGGGCGGCAGCTTCACCTTCTCGCGCGCGCTCGAGGACATCCATATGAACGTGGAGTCACGGCTGCGCGAGAAGATCGGCGACGCGGCCGGCCGCCTCCATACGGCGCGGTCGCGTAACGATCAGGTCGCCACCGATTTTAAGCTCTACGTGCGCGACAGCATCGACACGCTGGTCGCACAGATCCGCACCCTGCAGCTCTCGCTCGTCAACAGGGCCGAGCAAGAAGCCGAGACCATCATGCCGGGCTTCACCCACCTGCAGAACGCCCAACCGGTGACGTTTGGTCATCATCTGCTGGCCTACGTGGAGATGCTGGGCCGCGACGCCGGTCGCCTGCTCGATGGCAGAAAGCGCCTCAACGAAAGCCCGCTCGGTTCTGCCGCCCTGGCTGGGACGCCCTATCCGATCGACCGGCAGATGACGGCCGAACAGCTTGGATTTGACCGTCCCACTGCCAATTCGCTCGATGCCGTATCGGACCGGGACTTCATTCTCGAGACCCTCGCCGCGGCCTCGATCTGCGCCATGCACCTGTCCCGCTTCGCCGAAGAAATGGTGATCTGGTCATCTGCCCAGTTCGGCTTTGTCCGGCTGAGCGACAAGTTCACTACCGGCTCGTCCATCATGCCGCAGAAGCGCAATCCCGACGCCGCCGAACTGGTTCGCGCTAAAATTGGTCGCATCCTGGGCGCGCTCACCAGCCTCCTTGTCGTGATGAAGGGCCTGCCCCTCGCCTATTCCAAGGATATGCAGGAGGACAAGGAAGTTGCTTTCGACGCCCTCGATGCCCTCTCTCTTTCCCTTGCGGCAATGACTGGCATGGTTGGCGACATGGTCCCGCATCGCGAGCGCATGCGGGCTTCCGCTGCGGCTGGCTTTTCGACGGCAACGGACATTGCCGATTGGCTGGTGCGCGAGATCAACATCCCATTCCGCGATGCCCATCACATCACTGGGCAGATAGTCGCTCTTGCCGAGCAAAAGAATTGCGGGCTCGAAGGCCTCACTATCGAGGACTTCAAATCGATCGACGATCGGATCGACAGCCGCATCCACAAGGTGCTGACCGTGGAGGCTTCGGTCGCGTCCCGGCAAAGCTATGGCGGCACCGCGCCGGCCAATGTGCTGGCGCAGGCGGCCCGCTGGAAATCCGAGTTGACCGGGGAACCCCACGAGCCTCGCTCGCTTACCAAGAGGAAGCGCGGCGGCCATGGCGACGGCGGGGTAGAATAA
- a CDS encoding TlpA disulfide reductase family protein has translation MTDTHAPRPGASRQFRLLIVLGLIGVAVAITAWFWLGNAGQANECPVQAEDGQAIDAAATGELAALMGTGEGRGYSTLAFKDVGGTDMTIADFKGKALLVNFWASWCVPCREEMPALDAVAAKYNSDRFMVLPINLDIGESGLEKAQDFLDEGQFAHLPLYADNSFAAFERLKQQAVAVGLPVTLVLDEDGCELGVLQGPAEWHTPDGEAVVEKLLELGA, from the coding sequence ATGACCGACACGCATGCGCCCCGCCCCGGAGCCTCGCGCCAGTTCCGGCTGCTGATTGTCCTGGGGCTTATTGGAGTGGCGGTAGCTATAACGGCGTGGTTCTGGCTGGGCAATGCCGGGCAGGCCAATGAATGTCCGGTGCAGGCCGAGGACGGACAGGCGATCGATGCGGCGGCGACGGGCGAGCTGGCGGCGCTGATGGGCACGGGCGAGGGGCGGGGGTACTCGACGCTCGCCTTCAAGGACGTCGGTGGTACCGACATGACCATTGCCGATTTCAAGGGCAAGGCGCTGCTGGTCAATTTCTGGGCCAGCTGGTGTGTTCCCTGTCGCGAGGAGATGCCAGCGCTCGATGCGGTGGCTGCCAAGTACAACTCCGATCGCTTCATGGTGCTGCCCATCAATCTCGACATCGGCGAGAGTGGCCTCGAAAAGGCGCAGGACTTTCTCGACGAAGGACAGTTCGCTCATCTGCCGCTCTACGCTGACAACAGCTTTGCCGCGTTCGAACGCTTAAAGCAGCAGGCGGTGGCGGTCGGGCTGCCGGTCACCCTGGTCCTCGACGAAGACGGCTGCGAACTTGGGGTGCTGCAGGGGCCAGCCGAATGGCATACGCCCGATGGTGAGGCCGTGGTGGAGAAGCTGCTGGAACTCGGTGCCTAG
- a CDS encoding putative motility protein, which yields MNTDLATQIVATKNTATQNAVNIAVFKKAHEMQTDLLETLMQTALAAPPPGQGTKFDKLA from the coding sequence GTGAACACCGATCTCGCCACGCAGATCGTCGCGACCAAGAACACGGCGACGCAGAACGCCGTGAACATTGCCGTGTTCAAGAAGGCTCACGAGATGCAGACCGACCTTCTGGAAACCCTGATGCAAACGGCGCTTGCTGCGCCGCCTCCGGGTCAGGGCACCAAGTTCGACAAGCTGGCCTAG
- a CDS encoding cob(I)yrinic acid a,c-diamide adenosyltransferase, with protein sequence MVKLNRIYTKTGDDGTTGLVRGPRRPKYNLRIEAYGTVDEANATVGLARLQAAELPEIEALLGRVQNDLFDVGSDLATPGEDDTDAQFPTLRVRPVQTAFLEAQIDRFNAELEPLKSFVLPGGNPLSAALHLARTVTRRAERLVVELSSAEPDTSPEAIRYLNRLSDLLFVLSRVANGNGQGDVTWVPGNYGDLKKDGSTS encoded by the coding sequence ATGGTCAAGCTCAACCGCATTTATACCAAGACCGGCGACGACGGCACGACAGGCCTCGTGCGGGGACCGCGTCGGCCCAAATACAATCTGCGGATCGAAGCCTATGGCACTGTGGACGAGGCCAATGCCACCGTCGGACTGGCCCGCCTGCAGGCTGCTGAATTGCCCGAGATCGAAGCCCTCTTGGGTCGCGTACAGAACGATCTTTTCGATGTCGGCTCCGACCTGGCCACACCGGGTGAAGACGATACCGACGCACAATTCCCCACGCTGCGGGTGCGACCGGTCCAGACCGCTTTCCTTGAAGCGCAGATCGACCGCTTCAATGCCGAACTCGAGCCGCTCAAAAGCTTCGTGCTGCCAGGGGGCAATCCGCTTTCGGCAGCGCTGCATTTGGCGCGCACCGTAACCCGCCGCGCCGAGCGGCTGGTGGTTGAACTCTCCAGCGCCGAGCCGGACACCAGCCCCGAGGCGATCCGCTACCTCAATCGCCTCTCGGACCTCCTCTTCGTGCTCTCCCGCGTTGCCAACGGCAATGGGCAGGGGGACGTCACCTGGGTTCCGGGCAATTACGGTGACCTCAAAAAGGATGGCAGCACCAGCTAA
- a CDS encoding twin transmembrane helix small protein, with the protein METLLNLAIAAVLLFVVVVLGLGLWNMIKGGPGNTSQRLMRLRVIGQAVALALLLAALFFFGGAGA; encoded by the coding sequence ATGGAAACCCTTCTCAATCTCGCCATTGCCGCCGTTCTGCTTTTTGTTGTCGTTGTGCTCGGCCTGGGCCTGTGGAACATGATCAAGGGCGGGCCTGGCAACACCAGCCAGCGCTTGATGCGTCTGCGGGTGATCGGGCAGGCCGTGGCGCTGGCGCTGCTCTTGGCGGCCCTCTTCTTCTTTGGTGGCGCAGGAGCCTAA